The following coding sequences are from one Streptomyces sp. NBC_00536 window:
- a CDS encoding metallophosphoesterase, translated as MPPAPGRIRLAHLADLHIGSPLRGLDDHPGAPAIDPEQAPYDALDALVGRVADGRYDGVLVAGDVFDRHHADAAALTAFQDVLGRFHDEGLVTVVVSGNHDAESPLPQKLHLPPSVRWLGAHAPETVHWEHLGTAVHGQSIAEADDLRDLAADYPRRIPGLANIGLLHTSLHGAWSRKTCAPTDVRTLATAGYDYWALGHVHHRLVPARGFLAVYPGNTHARGPAENGGRGYTELLIDGETLTASAVDTAPVRYESLVVARAATAEADIRARFAAVPPPAGSATAGAGRVVVWTLSGPGGEDLVRLAREVADELGRADFMVCRAPCAATVRAVSPPTAPEGPAG; from the coding sequence GTGCCCCCCGCCCCGGGGCGAATACGGCTGGCCCACCTTGCCGATCTGCACATCGGCTCGCCGCTGCGTGGGCTCGATGACCATCCGGGCGCCCCCGCCATCGACCCCGAGCAGGCTCCGTACGATGCCCTGGACGCGCTCGTGGGCCGGGTCGCCGACGGCCGTTACGACGGGGTCCTCGTCGCCGGGGACGTCTTCGACCGGCATCACGCCGACGCCGCCGCCCTGACGGCCTTTCAGGACGTGCTCGGCCGCTTCCACGACGAGGGGCTCGTGACCGTCGTCGTCTCCGGCAACCACGACGCGGAATCGCCGCTGCCGCAGAAACTGCACCTGCCGCCCTCCGTGCGCTGGCTGGGCGCCCACGCCCCGGAGACCGTCCACTGGGAACACCTCGGGACCGCCGTGCACGGCCAGTCGATCGCGGAGGCCGATGACCTCCGCGACCTCGCGGCGGACTATCCGCGCCGGATCCCGGGACTCGCCAACATCGGCTTGCTGCACACCAGCCTGCACGGTGCCTGGAGCCGCAAGACGTGTGCCCCGACCGACGTGCGGACGCTGGCGACCGCGGGATACGACTACTGGGCCCTGGGGCACGTCCACCATCGGCTGGTGCCCGCGCGCGGTTTCCTCGCCGTGTATCCGGGCAACACGCACGCGCGCGGCCCCGCCGAGAACGGCGGGCGCGGCTACACCGAGCTGCTGATCGACGGCGAGACCCTGACCGCGAGCGCCGTGGACACGGCCCCGGTGCGCTACGAGTCCCTGGTCGTGGCCCGCGCCGCGACTGCCGAGGCGGACATCCGGGCCCGCTTCGCCGCCGTCCCGCCCCCGGCCGGATCGGCAACGGCCGGGGCGGGGCGGGTCGTTGTGTGGACGCTGTCCGGTCCGGGCGGCGAGGACCTGGTCCGGCTGGCCCGTGAGGTGGCGGACGAGCTGGGGCGGGCCGACTTCATGGTGTGCCGCGCGCCGTGCGCCGCGACCGTCAGGGCGGTCTCGCCCCCGACCGCTCCGGAAGGTCCCGCCGGCTAG
- a CDS encoding ABC transporter permease — translation MTTKAMRPEGQEHDQDQDQHRMSTAPRSRAAAWLGAVGGQNVGLIGGLILVTALFGSLNSAYLTWANIKVIGDAVTISGLLALVQTVVIICGALDISVGSQVGVASVVSAMVFTSTGSNALLGIAAALGVGLLAGLVNGAVIVYGRINPVIATLATLAVYKGVAQLLSKGAAQGYVSNDDVFVFLANGAIAGVPVLLWVLALVTVCIHLLLKYTDIGRNVYAIGGNDTAARLAGIHINKYLIAVYGLAGVVAAVAGVLLTARTGFGHPVSGSEGLELKAITAAALGGCLLTGGRGGVGGTLLAITLLGALDNGLTVEGVNPFWQNVAQGTLLVAAVVIQKRRTGERAVGLPT, via the coding sequence ATGACGACGAAAGCGATGCGCCCCGAGGGCCAGGAGCATGACCAGGACCAGGACCAGCACCGGATGTCCACGGCCCCGCGGAGCCGCGCGGCGGCCTGGCTCGGCGCGGTCGGCGGCCAGAACGTCGGCCTCATCGGCGGTCTGATCCTGGTGACGGCCCTCTTCGGCTCACTCAACTCCGCCTACCTCACCTGGGCCAACATCAAGGTGATCGGCGACGCGGTGACCATCTCGGGCCTGCTGGCCCTGGTGCAGACGGTCGTCATCATCTGCGGCGCGCTCGACATCTCCGTCGGGTCCCAGGTCGGTGTCGCCTCCGTCGTCTCCGCGATGGTGTTCACCTCGACCGGTTCCAACGCGCTGCTCGGCATCGCCGCGGCGCTCGGCGTCGGCCTGCTCGCCGGTCTGGTCAACGGCGCGGTGATCGTCTACGGGCGGATCAACCCGGTCATCGCCACGCTGGCGACGCTGGCCGTGTACAAGGGGGTCGCCCAGCTCCTCTCGAAGGGCGCGGCGCAGGGCTACGTCAGCAACGACGACGTCTTCGTCTTCCTCGCGAACGGGGCGATCGCCGGGGTACCCGTACTGCTGTGGGTGCTCGCCCTGGTGACCGTCTGCATCCACCTGCTGCTGAAGTACACGGACATCGGCCGCAACGTCTACGCGATCGGCGGCAACGACACGGCGGCGCGGCTGGCCGGGATCCACATCAACAAGTACCTGATCGCGGTCTACGGCCTGGCCGGGGTCGTGGCCGCGGTCGCCGGGGTGCTGCTGACCGCCCGTACCGGCTTCGGCCACCCGGTCTCGGGCAGCGAGGGCCTGGAGCTGAAGGCGATCACCGCGGCCGCCCTCGGCGGCTGCCTGCTGACCGGCGGCCGCGGCGGTGTCGGCGGCACCCTGCTGGCGATCACCCTGCTGGGAGCCCTCGACAACGGCCTGACCGTCGAGGGCGTCAACCCGTTCTGGCAGAACGTCGCCCAGGGCACCCTGCTGGTCGCGGCCGTGGTCATCCAGAAACGCCGCACGGGCGAACGCGCCGTGGGCCTGCCGACGTAG
- a CDS encoding sugar ABC transporter ATP-binding protein: MSGAPVHENAGGGGGAGEAGLRVTGLVKSYGAVRALLGVSLDFPAGTVTALMGENGAGKSTLLKIVCGDQGADSGTVGLDGVPLRLHSPADARAAGIRLIPQEPEIVPHLSVAENVYLGALPTRAGRRFDRTGLRRRLEADLLRIGFAEVLDADTLGADLTAAQRQLVEILRALTGRAKVIAFDEPTSSLSEHEVAALFALIRRLRADGLAVVYVSHRMREIFQLADRVAVLRDGALVGVRDAADTDEGEIVRMMVGRNLSALFARAHVATDRVVLDVRDVRTDDVSGISLRVRAGEVVALAGLVGAGRSELARALVGDLPLRGGSVAVDGRALRLRRPSDAVRAGIGLAPEERKAQALFMDRSVRDNTTLVMLGRLSRLRFVRRGSERRLAREFTDRLRVRAPSIEHEVRGLSGGNQQKVVLARWLARRPKVLILDEPTRGIDVGAKAEIYRIIADLAEAGVALLVISSELPEVLGLADRVLVMQGGRITGELSRSEATEERILALAMADDLTPGDGPHDPTHDRRHDDRTHDSEGRT, translated from the coding sequence ATGAGTGGCGCCCCTGTGCACGAGAACGCGGGCGGGGGCGGGGGCGCGGGCGAGGCCGGGCTGCGCGTCACCGGACTCGTCAAGAGCTACGGCGCCGTGCGGGCCCTGCTCGGCGTGAGCCTGGACTTCCCGGCGGGCACCGTCACCGCCCTGATGGGCGAGAACGGCGCGGGCAAGTCCACCCTGCTCAAGATCGTCTGCGGTGACCAGGGCGCCGACTCCGGCACCGTGGGGCTCGACGGCGTCCCGCTGCGCCTGCACTCCCCCGCCGACGCCCGGGCCGCCGGGATCCGGCTCATCCCGCAGGAGCCGGAGATCGTCCCGCACCTCAGCGTCGCCGAGAACGTCTACCTCGGCGCCCTGCCGACCCGGGCCGGGCGCCGCTTCGACCGCACCGGCCTGCGCCGCCGCCTCGAAGCGGACCTGCTGCGGATCGGCTTCGCCGAGGTCCTCGACGCCGACACCCTCGGCGCCGATCTCACCGCGGCGCAGCGCCAGTTGGTGGAGATCCTGCGGGCGCTGACCGGGCGGGCCAAGGTCATCGCCTTCGACGAACCGACCTCCTCCCTGTCGGAGCACGAGGTGGCGGCCCTGTTCGCACTCATCCGCCGGCTGCGCGCGGACGGCCTGGCGGTCGTGTACGTGTCCCACCGGATGCGGGAGATCTTCCAGCTCGCCGACCGGGTCGCCGTACTGCGCGACGGCGCGCTGGTCGGCGTACGGGACGCGGCGGACACGGACGAGGGCGAGATCGTACGGATGATGGTGGGCCGGAACCTGTCCGCCCTCTTCGCCCGCGCGCACGTGGCCACCGACCGGGTCGTCCTCGACGTCCGGGACGTGCGCACCGACGACGTGAGCGGGATCAGCCTGCGGGTCCGGGCCGGGGAGGTCGTGGCCCTCGCGGGGCTCGTCGGCGCCGGACGCTCCGAACTGGCCCGGGCCCTGGTCGGTGACCTCCCGCTGCGCGGTGGCTCGGTCGCGGTCGACGGCCGCGCCCTGCGGCTGCGCCGCCCCTCCGACGCCGTGCGCGCCGGGATCGGCCTGGCCCCCGAGGAGCGCAAGGCGCAGGCGCTGTTCATGGACCGGTCGGTCCGGGACAACACCACGCTGGTGATGCTGGGGCGGCTCAGCCGCCTGCGGTTCGTCCGGCGGGGTTCGGAGCGGCGCCTCGCCCGGGAGTTCACCGACCGGCTGCGGGTGCGCGCGCCCTCCATCGAGCACGAGGTACGGGGGCTCTCGGGCGGCAACCAGCAGAAGGTGGTGCTCGCCCGCTGGCTGGCGCGGCGGCCGAAGGTCCTGATCCTCGACGAACCGACCCGCGGGATCGACGTCGGGGCCAAGGCCGAGATCTACCGGATCATCGCGGACCTCGCCGAGGCCGGGGTGGCACTGCTGGTGATCTCCTCCGAGCTGCCCGAGGTACTGGGCCTGGCGGACCGGGTGCTGGTCATGCAAGGAGGAAGGATCACTGGCGAGTTGAGCCGGTCCGAGGCCACGGAGGAACGGATCCTCGCGCTGGCCATGGCCGATGACCTGACCCCGGGCGACGGCCCGCACGACCCTACGCACGACCGCAGGCACGACGACCGTACGCACGACAGCGAGGGCCGGACATGA
- a CDS encoding endonuclease I family protein, whose translation MRISRLAPLTAGLAATALLFAPAHASAGQPPAQAAPVTAPLAGSVSVDAYYAAAEGKTGPALKSALHEIIKVQSKITYDQVWNALKVTDEDPANHNNVILVYSGRSQSKSTNGGGANDWNREHVWAKSHGDFGTATGPGTDLHHLRPEDVTVNSTRGNKDFDKGGSPVAEAPGSFTDSDSFEPRDAVKGDVARMLLYMAVRYDGGDGFADLELNDQVNNGTAPAIGRISVLKQWSQQDPPDAFEQHRNQVIYDTYQHNRNPFIDHPEWVAQIW comes from the coding sequence ATCAGAATCTCGCGCCTTGCGCCGTTGACCGCGGGTCTCGCGGCGACGGCCCTGCTGTTCGCCCCGGCGCACGCCTCCGCGGGTCAGCCGCCCGCCCAGGCGGCGCCCGTCACCGCGCCCCTCGCGGGCTCCGTCTCGGTGGACGCGTACTACGCCGCCGCCGAGGGCAAGACCGGCCCCGCGCTCAAGAGCGCGCTCCACGAGATCATCAAGGTCCAGTCCAAGATCACCTATGACCAGGTGTGGAACGCCCTGAAGGTGACGGACGAGGACCCCGCCAACCACAACAACGTGATCCTGGTGTACTCGGGCCGCTCCCAGTCCAAGTCCACGAACGGCGGCGGCGCCAACGACTGGAACCGCGAGCACGTCTGGGCCAAGAGCCACGGCGACTTCGGCACCGCCACGGGCCCCGGCACCGACCTGCACCACCTGCGGCCCGAGGACGTCACGGTCAACAGCACCCGCGGCAACAAGGACTTCGACAAGGGCGGCAGCCCGGTCGCCGAGGCCCCGGGCAGCTTCACGGACTCCGACTCCTTCGAACCGCGCGACGCCGTCAAGGGCGACGTGGCGCGGATGCTGCTCTACATGGCGGTCCGCTACGACGGCGGCGACGGCTTCGCCGACCTTGAGCTCAACGACCAGGTCAACAACGGCACGGCCCCCGCGATCGGCCGCATCAGCGTCCTGAAGCAGTGGAGCCAGCAGGACCCGCCGGACGCCTTCGAACAGCACCGCAACCAGGTCATATACGACACCTACCAGCACAACCGCAACCCGTTCATCGACCACCCGGAATGGGTCGCCCAGATCTGGTAG
- a CDS encoding substrate-binding domain-containing protein gives MHPSSPLRSLRRAAALSGVLALALTLGACSSGKPSGGGGGKGPADGPLSIAYLQKQGDQEYFVSEAAGAQRKADELGIKLRVVNLGNDASKTITEVKSAAAQKNQGIIIVVPESAVGPQVVAEAKNAGIALLTSDDQVCANGPKPADCDEANLVPRVGFSGLQMGNEVGKRAAAEFLKAGWSAADTRIIYAWKQDTTVCTDRVNGAKAAWKEAGGPEVQAIEVGTDNTPAGAQAKVEATVTANQGVKHWVVMGCNDENVSGGVKGLGNAGVKGADIVGIGLGAYLACKDWQAGADNGMKAALYIPGDEVGKLAVQAMYDKLKNGKEFAPESFAPTRMVDAGTWKDAGFGCK, from the coding sequence ATGCACCCTTCCTCCCCCCTCCGTTCGCTGCGCCGCGCCGCGGCCCTGAGCGGCGTGCTCGCGCTGGCGCTCACCCTGGGCGCCTGCTCCTCCGGCAAGCCCTCCGGCGGCGGGGGCGGGAAGGGGCCGGCCGACGGCCCGTTGTCCATCGCCTACCTGCAGAAGCAGGGAGACCAGGAGTACTTCGTCTCCGAGGCAGCGGGCGCGCAGCGCAAGGCCGACGAACTCGGCATCAAACTGCGGGTGGTCAACCTCGGCAACGACGCGTCCAAGACCATCACGGAGGTGAAGTCGGCGGCCGCGCAGAAGAACCAGGGCATCATCATCGTGGTTCCGGAATCGGCCGTCGGGCCGCAGGTCGTCGCGGAGGCGAAGAACGCCGGTATCGCGCTGCTCACTTCGGACGACCAGGTCTGCGCGAACGGTCCGAAGCCCGCCGACTGCGACGAGGCGAACCTGGTACCCCGGGTGGGCTTCTCCGGTCTCCAGATGGGCAACGAGGTCGGCAAGCGGGCCGCCGCCGAGTTCCTGAAGGCGGGCTGGAGCGCGGCGGACACCCGGATCATCTACGCCTGGAAGCAGGACACCACCGTCTGCACCGACCGGGTCAACGGCGCCAAGGCGGCGTGGAAGGAGGCGGGCGGCCCCGAGGTCCAGGCCATCGAGGTCGGTACGGACAACACCCCGGCGGGCGCGCAGGCGAAGGTCGAGGCCACGGTGACCGCCAACCAGGGCGTCAAGCACTGGGTGGTCATGGGCTGCAACGACGAGAACGTCTCGGGCGGGGTCAAGGGCCTGGGCAACGCCGGGGTGAAGGGCGCGGACATCGTCGGCATCGGCCTCGGCGCCTATCTGGCCTGCAAGGACTGGCAGGCCGGCGCCGACAACGGCATGAAGGCCGCGCTCTACATCCCCGGTGACGAGGTCGGCAAGCTCGCCGTGCAGGCCATGTACGACAAGCTCAAGAACGGCAAGGAGTTCGCCCCGGAGTCCTTCGCACCGACCAGGATGGTCGACGCGGGCACCTGGAAAGACGCCGGGTTCGGCTGCAAATGA
- a CDS encoding DUF2330 domain-containing protein, with amino-acid sequence MLALLATQLGSLISPAYACGCGAMIPDGRSRIGVGRESSVVRWDGATEQIVMRFSVSGDAHRAAWIMPVPGRATVELGNPDLFVDLAELTRPEYRTRSYFWPRDRDWPFRSGDGARVGGAPPAGAPRVGVVGREQLGDFDVARLTATDPQALRGWLRDNGFELPDGLATELKPYVDQKWEYVAVRLAPKDPGRTLAGDLDPLRIRFASDRLVYPMRLSRLAKTPQSLGLYVLADHRMEPRSAIGGGAPEVTFAGRIDPKAAGVHDAVAQLTEGKPVFLTAIEQQFPQPARIEGDHELRATAADTPYRPVVYEDRLLTVGDGIPVWLLTLVGAAAAVAGAGVVALRVRRRALGDVPAQA; translated from the coding sequence CTGCTCGCCCTGCTCGCGACCCAGCTCGGCTCGCTCATCAGCCCGGCCTACGCCTGCGGTTGCGGCGCGATGATCCCCGACGGCCGGTCCCGGATCGGGGTCGGCCGGGAGAGCTCCGTGGTGCGCTGGGACGGCGCCACGGAGCAGATCGTGATGCGGTTCAGCGTCAGCGGGGACGCGCACCGGGCGGCCTGGATCATGCCGGTGCCCGGGCGGGCGACCGTGGAGCTGGGCAATCCCGACCTGTTCGTCGACCTGGCCGAGCTGACCCGGCCCGAGTACCGGACCCGGAGCTACTTCTGGCCCCGGGACCGTGACTGGCCCTTCCGCTCGGGGGACGGGGCCCGGGTGGGCGGCGCGCCCCCCGCGGGGGCGCCGCGGGTCGGTGTCGTCGGGCGCGAACAGCTCGGCGACTTCGATGTCGCGCGGCTGACGGCGACCGACCCGCAGGCACTGCGCGGGTGGCTGAGGGACAACGGCTTCGAGCTGCCCGACGGCCTCGCGACCGAACTGAAGCCGTACGTCGACCAGAAGTGGGAGTACGTGGCGGTGCGGCTCGCGCCCAAGGATCCGGGCCGGACCCTCGCCGGTGACCTGGATCCGCTGCGCATCCGCTTCGCCAGCGACCGGCTGGTCTATCCGATGCGGCTGTCCCGGCTGGCGAAGACCCCGCAGTCCCTCGGCCTGTACGTCCTCGCGGACCACCGGATGGAGCCCCGCTCGGCCATCGGCGGGGGCGCCCCCGAGGTGACGTTCGCGGGCCGGATCGACCCGAAGGCCGCGGGCGTGCACGACGCGGTGGCCCAACTGACCGAAGGCAAACCGGTGTTCCTGACCGCCATCGAGCAGCAGTTCCCGCAGCCCGCCCGGATCGAGGGCGATCACGAACTGCGGGCGACCGCCGCCGACACTCCCTACCGCCCGGTGGTCTACGAGGACCGGCTCCTGACGGTCGGCGACGGCATCCCGGTGTGGCTGCTGACGCTCGTGGGCGCGGCGGCGGCCGTCGCGGGTGCGGGGGTGGTGGCCCTGCGGGTACGCCGCCGCGCGCTGGGCGACGTACCCGCACAGGCCTGA
- a CDS encoding DJ-1/PfpI family protein, translating into MAVKILIVTGDAAESLEVIYPYQRLREEGYDVVVAAPSRKQLRFVVHDFEEGFDTYTEKPGYSWPADLAFSEVDPQEYAALVIPGGRAPEYLRNDPEVQRIVAAFTGTDRPIAQICHGPLITAVGGGLTDRRVTAYPALAPDMAAAGATFEDSEAVVDGTLVSARAWPDHSAWMREFLTVLRGKAPLA; encoded by the coding sequence ATGGCAGTGAAGATCCTCATCGTGACCGGCGACGCGGCGGAGTCACTGGAAGTCATCTACCCCTACCAGCGCCTGCGCGAGGAGGGCTACGACGTGGTCGTCGCGGCCCCCTCGCGCAAGCAACTCCGCTTCGTCGTACACGACTTCGAGGAGGGCTTCGACACCTACACGGAGAAGCCCGGCTATTCCTGGCCGGCCGACCTCGCCTTCTCCGAGGTCGACCCGCAGGAGTACGCCGCCCTGGTCATCCCGGGCGGGCGGGCACCGGAGTACCTGCGCAACGACCCCGAGGTGCAGCGGATCGTGGCCGCCTTCACCGGCACGGACCGGCCGATCGCCCAGATCTGCCACGGTCCGCTGATCACCGCGGTCGGCGGCGGGCTGACGGACCGCAGGGTGACCGCCTATCCGGCGCTGGCCCCCGACATGGCGGCCGCGGGCGCCACCTTCGAGGATTCCGAGGCCGTCGTGGACGGCACCCTGGTCTCCGCCCGGGCCTGGCCCGACCACTCCGCGTGGATGCGGGAGTTCCTCACCGTGCTGCGCGGCAAGGCCCCGCTGGCCTGA